In Nomia melanderi isolate GNS246 chromosome 4, iyNomMela1, whole genome shotgun sequence, the following are encoded in one genomic region:
- the LOC143174459 gene encoding uncharacterized protein LOC143174459: protein MGKQQDMTSEKRAYICGLLKSGNLLQRQIAKNANVSHQTVMRIAKCMKQNVPQFSNKRSSCRGERKTTPKTDRKIIKPALKNRHATTRVLVQRPKNDGVDISERTFRRRFYEANIRCRRPVKRPKLTPKMIKSRLEWAKTHSNLSIADREKEKEDTRNDSF from the exons atgGGGAAACAACAGGATATGACTAGTGAGAAAAGGGCCTATATATGTGGTCTTTTGAAAAGTGGTAACCTCTTGCAGCGACAAATCGCGAAAAATGCGAATGTTTCGCATCAAACAGTGATGAGAATCGCCAAATGTATGAAGCAGAATGTGCCACAGTTTTCAAACAAACGGTCATCCTGTCGCGGTGAACGAAAAACCACACCGAAAACAGaccgaaaaattataaaacctgCATTAAAAAACCGTCACGCGACTACAAGGGTACTGGTGCAACGTCCTAAGAACGATGGAGTGGATATATCTGAGAGAACATTCAGAAGACGTTTTTACGAAGCCAATATCAGATGCAGACGACCAGTAAAAAGGCCGAAATTAACGCCCAAAATGATAAAATCTCGATTGGAATGGGCAAAGACTCATTCCAATCTTAGCATAGCAGATCGGGAAAAG GAGAAAGAAGACACCAGGAATGattcattttga